A section of the Deinococcus aquaedulcis genome encodes:
- a CDS encoding (2Fe-2S) ferredoxin domain-containing protein, with product MTPKFFSTRAHLLVCQGQSCQGRGSALLYRALWNHLERDALAYYKKGGSLRLTESGCLGACSYGPTLCVYRAQSGGGGALEQAWYAAVDFPLARRIAQAAHDEAPLPAEHRYGPE from the coding sequence ATGACCCCCAAGTTTTTTTCCACCCGTGCCCACCTGCTGGTCTGCCAGGGGCAAAGCTGCCAGGGACGCGGCTCGGCGCTGCTGTACCGGGCCCTGTGGAACCACCTGGAACGCGACGCCTTGGCCTACTACAAGAAGGGCGGCAGCCTGCGCCTGACGGAAAGCGGCTGCCTGGGCGCCTGCTCGTACGGCCCTACCCTGTGCGTGTACCGCGCGCAGTCCGGCGGGGGCGGCGCCCTGGAACAGGCGTGGTACGCGGCGGTGGATTTTCCGCTGGCCCGCCGCATCGCCCAGGCCGCCCATGACGAAGCCCCACTGCCCGCCGAGCACCGCTACGGCCCGGAGTAG
- a CDS encoding HRDC domain-containing protein — protein MTDRPSPERPDARLVRLHAERGDPHARLAGALADLEGAGWGVLLEGPRALAAQLAAALGRGTLRVDPRIRLDRDALAGAGLAAASLDADWRGAQAVWLLEPTPEDLERARRAGVPVIVDATLAPGSEWFSRGAAHVTYRDSVTLSGHGDAPLCALFGTGEAPAPVGAPPSDLNVALVLRDVATLPLRLARMARTASALAERLGGAVQTAGPTALLLAPDAVADTAAPLGGVLLAARSVSGGVLLTPGLEDLGRALALLRVGGPAASRDERTPDRDPGRAASERSGESPERREFRGRRGGADRGRDVRRGERPGRFDGERPDRPLPDRAGADRPDREPPQRVTFDAPVPNLTLAPLPDGPAEEIWEPEIVFSDSPALPPAPLPIPVSGGPDAPEQPAGLPDVHHLSPEGDQWAQEEAPGEGQDETAGTTTETEAAQPADTAAEPQPAPQAAPVAEPAPVILPPDLPGGKEDPAAGLTDEQAAVYARLREWRNAEAKRQEISRFIIASNATLAEIARRVPYTEADLKAVRGMGPERLRKYGQKILEVVRG, from the coding sequence ATGACTGATCGCCCTTCTCCCGAGCGTCCCGACGCCCGCCTTGTGCGCCTGCACGCCGAACGCGGCGACCCCCACGCCCGCCTTGCGGGGGCGCTGGCCGACCTGGAAGGGGCCGGCTGGGGCGTGCTGCTGGAAGGCCCGCGCGCGCTGGCCGCGCAACTGGCCGCCGCCCTGGGCCGGGGCACCCTGCGCGTGGACCCCCGTATCCGCCTGGACCGGGACGCCCTGGCTGGGGCCGGGCTGGCCGCCGCTTCTCTGGATGCTGATTGGCGCGGCGCGCAGGCCGTGTGGCTGCTGGAACCCACCCCCGAGGACCTGGAGCGCGCCCGCCGGGCCGGCGTGCCAGTGATCGTGGACGCCACCCTGGCCCCGGGCAGTGAGTGGTTCTCGCGCGGCGCGGCCCACGTGACTTACCGCGACAGCGTGACCCTCAGCGGCCATGGCGACGCGCCTCTGTGCGCCCTGTTTGGTACAGGCGAGGCCCCGGCCCCCGTGGGGGCGCCCCCCAGCGACCTGAACGTGGCCCTGGTCCTGCGCGATGTGGCCACGCTGCCCCTGCGCCTGGCCCGGATGGCGCGCACAGCCTCGGCCCTGGCCGAGCGCCTGGGGGGCGCCGTGCAGACGGCCGGCCCCACCGCCCTGCTGCTGGCCCCGGACGCCGTGGCCGACACCGCCGCGCCCCTGGGCGGGGTGCTGCTCGCGGCGCGCAGCGTGTCGGGCGGGGTGCTGCTGACCCCGGGCCTGGAAGACCTGGGCCGCGCCCTGGCCCTGCTGCGCGTGGGCGGTCCGGCCGCCAGCCGCGACGAGCGGACCCCTGACCGCGACCCCGGGCGCGCTGCCTCCGAGCGCAGCGGGGAGAGCCCCGAGCGCCGCGAGTTCCGGGGGCGCCGGGGCGGGGCCGACCGGGGCCGCGATGTCCGCCGGGGTGAGCGTCCGGGCCGCTTTGACGGCGAGCGTCCCGACCGCCCCCTGCCAGACCGGGCCGGGGCCGACCGCCCTGACCGCGAGCCGCCGCAGCGCGTGACCTTTGACGCCCCGGTGCCCAACCTCACCCTGGCCCCGCTGCCCGACGGGCCCGCCGAGGAGATCTGGGAGCCGGAAATCGTGTTCAGCGACTCGCCCGCCCTGCCCCCCGCGCCGCTGCCCATTCCGGTGAGTGGCGGCCCCGACGCTCCAGAGCAGCCGGCTGGCCTGCCCGACGTGCATCACCTGAGTCCCGAGGGCGACCAGTGGGCCCAAGAAGAGGCGCCGGGCGAGGGCCAGGACGAAACCGCAGGCACGACCACCGAGACCGAGGCTGCCCAGCCCGCTGATACCGCCGCCGAGCCGCAGCCGGCGCCCCAGGCCGCCCCGGTGGCCGAACCTGCCCCCGTGATCCTGCCGCCTGACCTGCCCGGCGGCAAGGAAGACCCGGCGGCCGGCCTGACGGACGAGCAGGCCGCTGTGTACGCCCGCCTGCGCGAGTGGCGCAACGCCGAAGCCAAGCGTCAGGAGATCAGCCGCTTCATCATTGCCAGCAACGCCACCCTGGCCGAAATCGCCCGCCGCGTGCCCTACACCGAAGCGGACCTGAAAGCGGTGCGCGGCATGGGCCCGGAGCGGCTGCGCAAGTACGGGCAGAAGATTCTGGAAGTGGTGCGTGGGTAG
- a CDS encoding peptidoglycan-binding domain-containing protein: MATLSPAHAATLTWQNLRQGATGRDVTTLQYLLREAGQTVDVDGIFGSGTNTAVRNFQAARGLTVDGIVGGNTWEALIKTVRQGDNNNAVRALQDQLRNGYGYTSVTVDGAFGPATNTAVRDFQTKRGLSVDGIVGLNTWQELVTGASTAPSGTTASLAGQILSSSRITLGTSSSTTNGSPKQNMTDAAAGRLVTRGCNSNVNCGLQVALKRSMLEGVLSIANAGNTFFITSVAGGKHSTNSDHYAGLAIDIGIWNGVSLSTPNSAHTAARNACIAAGSDPSQTFNAYNDSSGGHNNHVHCAWN, translated from the coding sequence GTGGCCACCCTCTCCCCGGCCCACGCCGCCACCCTGACGTGGCAGAACCTGCGCCAGGGTGCCACCGGGCGAGACGTGACCACCCTGCAGTATCTGCTGCGCGAAGCCGGGCAGACGGTCGATGTGGACGGCATCTTCGGCAGCGGCACGAACACGGCCGTGCGCAATTTCCAGGCGGCCCGGGGCCTGACCGTGGACGGCATTGTGGGCGGCAACACCTGGGAAGCCCTGATCAAGACCGTGCGCCAGGGCGACAACAACAACGCGGTGCGCGCGCTGCAGGACCAGTTGCGCAACGGCTACGGGTACACCAGTGTGACCGTGGACGGCGCCTTTGGCCCCGCCACGAATACCGCCGTGCGCGACTTTCAGACCAAGCGTGGGCTGAGCGTGGACGGCATCGTGGGCCTGAACACGTGGCAGGAACTGGTGACCGGCGCCAGCACCGCGCCCAGCGGCACCACCGCCAGCCTTGCGGGGCAGATTCTGAGCAGCAGCCGCATCACACTGGGCACCAGCAGTTCCACCACGAACGGCAGCCCCAAGCAGAACATGACCGACGCCGCCGCTGGCCGCCTGGTCACGCGCGGGTGCAACAGCAACGTGAACTGCGGCCTGCAGGTGGCCCTGAAGCGCTCCATGCTGGAAGGCGTGCTGAGCATCGCAAACGCCGGGAACACCTTTTTCATCACCTCGGTGGCGGGTGGCAAGCACTCCACGAATTCGGACCACTACGCCGGGCTGGCGATTGATATTGGCATCTGGAACGGGGTGAGCCTGAGCACGCCGAACAGCGCCCACACCGCCGCGCGCAACGCCTGTATTGCGGCGGGCAGCGACCCCTCGCAGACCTTCAACGCCTACAACGATTCCAGCGGCGGCCACAACAACCACGTCCACTGTGCCTGGAACTAA